A window of Thermodesulfovibrionales bacterium contains these coding sequences:
- the queF gene encoding preQ(1) synthase → MAELKYGERAIAEAELELWPNPTPERDYEIDITFPEFTCLCPRSGYPDFATIKIRYVPDKFIVELKSLKLYLNSFRNTYISHEAATNKIYSELYEKLKPRFLEVIGDFNPRGNVKTIIRVSSNKIPGTE, encoded by the coding sequence ATGGCTGAATTAAAATATGGTGAAAGGGCTATTGCTGAGGCAGAGCTTGAGCTCTGGCCCAATCCTACTCCAGAGAGAGACTATGAGATTGATATAACATTTCCTGAATTCACCTGTCTCTGTCCCCGTTCCGGTTATCCCGATTTTGCAACTATAAAGATTAGATATGTTCCTGATAAATTTATTGTTGAGTTAAAATCCCTCAAGCTTTATCTAAATTCCTTCAGAAATACCTATATATCCCATGAGGCAGCTACAAATAAAATCTATTCTGAGCTTTATGAAAAACTCAAGCCAAGGTTTCTTGAGGTTATTGGAGACTTCAATCCAAGAGGTAATGTAAAGACTATAATAAGGGTTTCTTCTAACAAAATACCAGGCACTGAGTAA